In a genomic window of Melopsittacus undulatus isolate bMelUnd1 chromosome 1, bMelUnd1.mat.Z, whole genome shotgun sequence:
- the LOC101870784 gene encoding RING finger protein 151-like, with translation MGYDIERFVGYVNEGLLCSICRDVLEDPLQAPCEHAFCTACIHGWLVHHSNCPEDRQIIDVSLLRPLYRYMRNDLNRLQLHCKNREYGCQMVCSLESIDRHERECEYSQIPCSNAGCTVQVERRNLDSHLTVCEYRSRECPNGCGYTILSVEDTQHNCVAELRTELELLRSEMICRVEEAKHEMESRLDSQRRHMVQKESILQNEIEELKSQMSRMMSDVRSLMAAERQHRQELEQAELEKRELMELLRGLQKDCRLTTAEGSRKPTNFRPLTRLESVKRKPREVTVI, from the exons ATGGGTTACGATATTGAGCGTTTCGTTGGCTACGTCAATGAAGGGCTATTATGCTCCATCTGCCGCGATGTGTTAGAAGATCCATTACAGGCTCCTTGTGAACATGCTTTCTGTACAGCTTGTATACATGGATGGCTCGTTCATCACAGTAACTGCCCTGAAGACAGACAGATTATTGATGTGTCTTTGCTACGGCCTCTCTACAG ataTATGAGAAATGATTTAAACCGTCTTCAGCTACATTGCAAAAACAGGGAGTACGGCTGTCAAATGGTTTGTTCTCTGGAGTCTATAGACAGGCATGAAAGGGAGTGTGAATACAGTCAAATACCTTGCTCCAATGCTG GCTGTACAGTTCAAGTTGAACGACGTAACTTAGACAGTCACCTGACAGTGTGTGAATATCGGAGCCGTGAATGCCCCAATGGCTGTGGTTACACCATTCTCAGTGTGGAAGACACACAGCATAACTGTGTGGCAGAGCTAAGAACCGAGCTAGAACTACTTCG GTCAGAAATGATCTGCAGAGTGGAGGAGGCAAAGCATGAGATGGAGTCAAGGTTAGATTCACAGAGGAGGCATATGGTCCAAAAAGAGAGTATTCTGCAAAATGAAATTGAAGAACTGAAG AGTCAGATGTCACGAATGATGTCAGATGTTCGCTCGCTGATGGCTGCAGAGAGGCAGCACCgtcaggagctggagcaggcagagctggaaaaacGGGAATtaatggagctgctgaggggGCTGCAGAAGGACTGCCGGTTAACCACtgcagaaggaagcaggaagCCGACAAACTTCCGCCCTCTGACACGACTGGAAAGCGTGAAACGAAAACCTAGGGAAGTTACAGTTATCTAA